Proteins from a genomic interval of Zingiber officinale cultivar Zhangliang chromosome 1B, Zo_v1.1, whole genome shotgun sequence:
- the LOC121992828 gene encoding phenolic glucoside malonyltransferase 1-like has protein sequence MSPPAAKVTVLESSEVAPPPGSVPESSLPFTIFDIVWLYAAPVQRLFFYPFPHSPGHFLDSLLPTLKSALSLTLRDFYPLSGKIRLRPGSHDKYELHYVEGDSVSFTVVEHDGDFDELSGRPGCEYARLLHLVPQLADPGNGRRPVTAVQVTLFPNRGVAVAVTVHHSACDGSSSTRFISSWASRTAARSGKAAPAPALPFFDRTMIPNPSDVYSRFCSNFAVDAQSTESIMMNLAPPGAILGNFTINADQLRRLKEMTSSKSKYSFHCSTIAVTYAYAWVCLVRARGYPKEKHLYLAFAGDCRRRLQPPLPTEYFGNCIACYFVEAKAGDLAGEDGFTTAARLVGETIERLKHDPLEGMDNWPEKYREIRTQQPFIVAGSPTFKVYDVDFGWGRPVKVHAPSIAWIGAMSVSESRDADGGVEIGLALPKQEMHEFGAQFSLLCVLQNAFPNFPPAFGIPP, from the exons ATGTCGCCGCCGGCTGCGAAAGTTACGGTCCTCGAAAGCTCCGAAGTCGCTCCTCCACCGGGGTCGGTGCCGGAATCCTCTCTCCCTTTCACCATCTTTGACATAGTATGGCTCTACGCTGCACCCGTTCAGCGCCTTTTCTTCTACCCTTTCCCTCACTCCCCCGGCCACTTCCTCGACTCCCTCCTCCCCACTCTCAAATCCGCCCTCTCCCTCACTCTCCGGGACTTTTACCCACTCTCCGGCAAGATCCGCCTCCGCCCGGGTAGCCACGACAAGTACGAGCTACACTACGTCGAGGGCGACTCTGTTTCCTTCACCGTCGTCGAGCACGATGGGGACTTCGACGAACTCTCCGGACGCCCCGGATGCGAGTACGCCAGGCTACTTCACTTGGTCCCCCAACTTGCTGACCCAGGCAATGGCCGGAGGCCGGTGACGGCCGTGCAGGTGACTCTGTTTCCCAACAGAGGCGTGGCTGTGGCCGTGACCGTCCACCACTCGGCGTGTGACGGCTCCAGCTCCACCAGATTCATCTCCTCCTGGGCTTCTCGAACCGCAGCAAGGTCAGGCAAGGCGGCGCCGGCGCCGGCGCTGCCCTTCTTCGACCGGACCATGATTCCGAATCCGAGCGATGTGTACTCCAGGTTCTGTAGCAACTTTGCCGTCGATGCGCAGTCGACCGAGTCAATAATGATGAATTTGGCTCCGCCGGGCGCGATCCTCGGCAACTTTACCATTAACGCAGACCAGCTCCGGAGGCTAAAGGAGATGACCTCCTCCAAGTCCAAGTACTCCTTCCACTGCTCCACCATCGCGGTGACCTACGCGTACGCGTGGGTTTGCCTCGTCAGAGCGCGAGGATACCCCAAGGAAAAGCATCTCTACTTGGCGTTCGCCGGAGACTGCCGTCGTCGGTTGCAGCCGCCGCTCCCGACGGAGTACTTCGGCAACTGCATCGCCTGCTACTTCGTCGAGGCGAAGGCTGGCGACCTTGCGGGGGAAGACGGGTTTACGACGGCAGCACGACTCGTCGGTGAAACCATCGAAAGGCTCAAACATGATCCGCTAGAGGGCATGGATAACTGGCCGGAAAAGTACCGGGAAATCAGGACGCAACAGCCTTTTATCGTCGCCGGGTCGCCGACGTTCAAAGTTTACGACGTTGACTTCGGGTGGGGAAGGCCGGTGAAGGTGCACGCCCCGTCGATCGCATGGATAGGAGCCATGTCTGTGTCAGAGAGCAGGGATGCGGACGGTGGGGTGGAGATTGGTTTGGCGTTACCGAAGCAGGAGATGCATGAGTTTGGGGCTCAATTTTCACTGTTATGC GTTCTGCAGAATGCTTTTCCCAATTTCCCCCCTGCTTTTGGTATTCCTCCATGA
- the LOC121992837 gene encoding phenolic glucoside malonyltransferase 2-like — protein sequence MNLAPPGAILGNFTINADQLRRLKEMASSKSKYSFHCSTIAVTYAYAWVCLVRARGYPKEKHLYLKFPGDCRRRLQPPLPTEYFGNCIACYFVEAKAGDLAGEDGFTTAARLVGETIERLKHDPLEGMDNWPEKYREIEMQQPFIAAGSPTFKVYDVDFLWGRPVKVGVPSIARRGAMSVSESRDAGGGVEIGLALPKQEMDEFGAQFSLLCV from the coding sequence ATGAATTTGGCTCCGCCGGGCGCGATCCTCGGCAACTTTACCATTAACGCAGACCAGCTCCGGAGGCTAAAGGAGATGGCCTCCTCCAAGTCCAAGTACTCCTTCCACTGCTCCACCATCGCGGTGACCTACGCGTACGCGTGGGTTTGCCTCGTCAGAGCGCGAGGGTACCCCAAGGAAAAGCATCTCTACTTGAAGTTCCCCGGAGACTGCCGGCGTCGGTTGCAGCCGCCGCTCCCGACGGAGTACTTCGGCAACTGCATCGCCTGCTACTTCGTCGAGGCGAAGGCTGGCGACCTTGCGGGGGAAGACGGGTTTACGACGGCAGCACGACTCGTCGGTGAAACCATCGAAAGGCTCAAACATGATCCGCTGGAGGGCATGGATAACTGGCCGGAGAAGTACCGGGAAATCGAGATGCAACAGCCTTTTATCGCCGCCGGGTCGCCGACGTTCAAAGTTTACGACGTTGACTTCTTGTGGGGAAGGCCGGTGAAGGTGGGCGTCCCGTCGATCGCAAGGAGAGGAGCCATGTCTGTGTCAGAGAGCAGGGATGCGGGCGGTGGAGTGGAGATTGGTTTGGCGTTACCGAAGCAGGAGATGGATGAGTTTGGGGCTCAATTTTCACTCTTGTGCGTATAA
- the LOC122046358 gene encoding anthocyanidin 3-O-glucoside 6''-O-acyltransferase-like, whose amino-acid sequence MSPPAAKVTVLESSEVAPPPGSVLESSLPLTIFDIVFLYSVPVQRLFFYPFPHSPGHFLDSLLPTLKSALSLTLRDFYPLSGKIRLRPGSHDKYELHYVDGDSVSFTVVEHDGDFDELSGRRGCEYARLLHLVPQLADPGNGRRPVTAVQVTLFPNRGVAVAVTVHHSACDGSSSTRFISSWASRTAAGSGKAAPAPALPFFDRTMIPNPSDVYSRFCSNFAVDAQST is encoded by the coding sequence ATGTCGCCGCCGGCTGCGAAAGTTACGGTCCTCGAAAGCTCTGAAGTCGCTCCTCCACCGGGGTCGGTGCTGGaatcctctctccctctcaccATCTTTGACATAGTATTTCTCTACTCTGTACCCGTTCAGCGCCTTTTCTTCTACCCTTTCCCTCACTCCCCCGGCCACTTCCTCGACTCCCTCCTCCCCACTCTCAAATCCGCCCTCTCCCTCACTCTCCGGGACTTTTACCCACTCTCCGGCAAGATCCGCCTCCGCCCGGGTAGCCACGACAAGTACGAACTACACTACGTCGACGGCGACTCTGTTTCCTTCACCGTCGTCGAGCACGATGGGGACTTCGACGAACTCTCCGGACGCCGCGGATGCGAGTACGCCAGGCTACTTCACTTGGTCCCCCAACTTGCTGACCCAGGCAATGGCCGGAGGCCGGTGACGGCCGTGCAGGTGACTCTGTTTCCCAACAGAGGCGTGGCTGTGGCCGTGACCGTCCACCACTCGGCGTGTGACGGCTCCAGCTCCACCAGATTCATCTCCTCCTGGGCTTCTCGAACCGCAGCAGGGTCAGGCAAGGCGGCGCCGGCGCCGGCGCTGCCCTTCTTCGACCGGACCATGATTCCGAATCCGAGCGATGTGTACTCCAGGTTCTGCAGCAACTTTGCCGTCGATGCGCAGTCGACCTAG